From Saccharibacillus brassicae:
ATTACGAACCGTCGTCCATGGGCGGCCTCAAGGAAGCGCCGAAGCCGGGCAAAGACCATGAACCGGAATACCATGCGAAGCTGGTCCGCGCCCCGATCGACCGTCCGAACAACTTCGGACAGGCCGGCGACACCTACCGCTCGTTCGAAGACTGGGAGCGCGACGAACTGATCGACAATCTGGTCGGCGCTCTCTCGACGTGCAAATCGGATATTCAGGAACGGATGATCGATTACTTCACCCAGGCCGACGCCGATTACGGCAGACGCGTCTCCGAAGGACTGGTCTCCGCCAAGTCCGAAGAGTCGGCCGACGGTCAGGCGAATCCGCACAAAGCCGTCGAACAGTCGCAGGAAAAAGGCCGCGAAGCTGGCCCTTACTGAGCCTGCCGCCTGCATGGCTTCCTCTGTTCCCGATCGGCGATCGGCGCACCAAAAAGAGCTTTGGACTTGTGGTCCAAAGCTCTTTGGCGTGTTCCGCGCAAACGACCCGGGCGGCTTCATCGGGCATCGTCCGCGCGGCCGAGCGTTCGCCGGAGTTCGTTCATGATGCGCTGCCGGCCAAGCGGCGTCCAGCTCATCGCGAACCAGTTCGGAATATCGTACACGTTGCCCTGCTTGACCGCTTCCGCCGCCGACCAGGCCGACGTCCCGGTCAGCTCCCGGTAGCGGTCCGCGCTGCCGGCCAGCACGTGATGCTGATGGATAAACAGATGTTCCGCTTCCAGCACGGGCAGCGCTTCGGGCGGCATCTCCAGACGCCAGACTTCGCGCGGAGTCTGCGTGCACGGCTTCAGCGCCAGCTCGCCGTATACCAATTCGTTCAGCGGATGGTTCGCCCGCCCCTGAATACCGACGGTGCGATGATTGACCTGCAGCATCGTCAGGCGCTCCGAGCCCAGCGCGCGGCGCAGTTCCCGGCCCGTAATCTCCGCCTGTATGTACAACCGGGTCAGCATTTCCGAAGCTTCCCGTTCCCGGCCTACCAATTCGGCGATCTGCTCGAAATTGCGCTTCCAGTCCCAGACCGAGAAATCGAGGAAGACCGGCGCGGCCGTACGCTTGAATTCTTCCTCGAACTCGGCATGGTACTCGTCCGCGACGATCAGGTCCGGCTTGGCTTCGCGCAGCCGCTTGAGCTGGTCCGCAAGCCGCCCGGCGTATTCGTCGTCGCTTTGTCCGGGATAGCGGAACAGGTCGACCGTGCATACGGGCTCGATCTCGATCGACGTCAGATGATCGTGCAGGCTGAGCGACGAAGCGACCGCGACCTTGAGCGTGCCGCGCTTCATGTAGAGCGACGGCGATACGCCGACCCGCCGCTGGAACATGCGGCTGAAATAAAATTCGCTGCGGAACCCGACCTCCGCCGCGACTTCCTTGACCCGGGCGTCTTTGCCGTTCAGCATCCGCTTGCCGTGTTCCATACGGACCCGGTTCAAATATTCGATCGGCGTCGTCCCTGTCTCGTGCCGGAACAACCGCGAGAACGCCGGGCCGGACATCTCGCCCGCGGTCTCGGCCAGCTGCTCGATGCTCAGCTTCTGCTTATAATGCAGATTCATATAAGCAAGGCTGCGCTGAACCCGCTCGTCGACGGCGGCCGCCGGAGGATCGCTGCGCATCAGTTCATGCAGCAGCTGCTCCAGTTGAAGCCGGCCGGAAAAAGAATGCCGCGCCGCTTCCCGCCGGCCCGACTCGTGCAGCCGCTCGAACGCCTGCAGCATGGACTGCGGCCGGTGCACGGGCAGCAGTCCGGGCGACAGCGGACCGAGCAGCATCGGCAGCAGCTCTCCCTCGCACCGGCCGCTTGACCGGGACAGCCGCATCGGCTCGAAGCGGACGACGTAATAATCGAAGCTGCCGCTTCCTTCGGGAATGTCCAACACCATGCCGGGCACGAGCAGATACAGCTGGAACGGCTTGATTTTGTGCAGAACGCCGTCCAGCAGGATGACGCCTTCTCCTTCAATGACGAAGCCGAGCAAATAAGCGGAAATGCGTATTTGCCCGGACCGTCCCGATCTGGGCAGCTTGCGCTTGCTGGCCCACGACAACAGGTACATGCGCTGCGCTTCGTTCAACTGGGATGTCATGCGTCGGGCAACCGCCTCTCATTGGCTTGCTGTTTATGTTCATTATAGCGATCTGCGGCCAACCAGCAAATACAGCATGTAAGGCGCGCCGACCAGGGCGGTGATCAATCCGGCGGGAATTTCGTGCGGGGCGAACAGCTGCCTGCCGATCAGGTCGGCCGACATGACGATCAACCCGCCGAGCAGCGCCGCGGCGGGCAGGCGAACGAAGCTTCGCACGCCGACCAGACTTCGGGCCATATGGGGCGCCATCAGGCCGACAAAACCGATCGTGCCTACCATCGATACGGCCGAACCGGCCAACCCCGTGCTGATCAGCAGGAAGGCGATCCGCATCGGCTCCAGCCGGACGCCAAGCCCCGCCGTCGATTCGGTATCGAGCAGGAAAGCATCGAGCGCGACCGATTTGCTCAGCAGCAGCGCGAACAGCAGAAGCAGCCACGGCAGCAGCGGCCAGAAATGTTCCCACGTTCGGCCGTACAGGCTGCCGGCCATCCAGATCGACGCCTGGGACACGCGGAAAATTTGGCCGGCTGTCAGCAGATACGTGATCAGCGCTCCGGCGATCGCCGAAATGCCGACGCCGATCAGCAGGATGCGCGTGGTGGGATCGCCGCCCCTGCCGCGGACGGACAAGCCGTACACGAGGCCGACGGCGAGCAGCGCTCCGCCGAAAGCGACCCAGGGCATCGCCCGCAGCGGTACGGACGGAACGAGCACCAGAGCGGTGACGACCGCGGCGGCGGCTCCCGCATTCAGGCCGATCACGCCGGGCGAAGCCAGCGGATTGCGCGTGACGACCTGCAGCACGGCGCCGGCCAGCGCCAGACCGCAGCCGGCCAGAAATCCGGTCAGCACGCGCGGCAGCCGGAGTTCGAAGATCGTGAACCGGTATTCCGGATCGCCGAAGCCGGTCAGGCTGCGCAGCACTTCGAGCGGCGGCACGGAACGTTCGCCGAGCATGACGCTCATTACCAGTACGGCCAGGTTCAGTCCGATCAGCACGATCCCTACGGCCGCGGTACGCTTGCGCGTCTGAGGCCTCATAGCGATTTCTCCTTGCGCCCGGCCAGATAGATCAGGAACGGCGCCCCGAAAAAGGCCGTGACCACGCCGACCGGAATCTCCCGGTCCGGCAGCACGAACCGGGCCGCGATATCGGCCGAGAGCAGCAGCAGCGCCCCGAGCGCCGCGGCGCACGGAATGACCCAGCGGTAATCGCCGCCGGTCAGGCTTCGCGCCATATGCGGCACGGCCAGGCCGACGAATCCGATCGGTCCGGCGATCGCCACGGCGCCGCCGGCCAGCAGCACGACCGCCGCGATAGCGGCGATCCGAATCGCGCCTATGCGCTGGCCCAGATTGCGGGCCACTTCTTCGCCGAGCTTGAACACGTTCAGCGGATGGCTCAAGACGAGCGCGATCAGCAGACCGACAAGCAGGTAAGGCAGCACCTGCAGCAGCAGTGCCATATCCCGGCCCGTCAACGAACCGGCCAGCCAGAATCGCATCGTGTCCAGCGACTGTTCGTTCAGGATCAAAATGCCCTGCGTCAGCGAAGCGAACAGCAGGTTCAGCATCGATCCCGCCAACACCAGCTTGACCGGGGACAGGGATGGTCTCGCCGCGCCGAGACCCAAGACGAGCAGGCCCGCAAACGCCGCGCCGAGCAGCGAAGAAGCGGCGAACAGCCGCAGCGAAGAAGTGCCGAGCCAGAACGAAGCCAGCACGGCGGTCAGCGCCGCGCCGTAATTGATGCCAAACAGCTCCGGCCCGGCCAGCGCGTTGCGGCTGATCGCCTGCATCAAGCAGCCGGCCACGGCAAGCGCGCTGCCCACGATCACGGCGATCACGGCTCTCGGCAGCCGGACCGTCCGGATAATAAGCTGCTCGCGCGAACCGTCGAACGCGCCGAACGCGTCCAGCACCGAGCGCAGCGGAACCGGCACGATGCCAAGCGTGAGGCTGCCGGCGAACGCCAGCGCCGTGAGCGCCGCGAGCAGCGCCAGCAGGCTCCATCCCCTACTTTTTGTCATGGTGGTCTCTCCTTCCAATCCGATCATGCAGAAAAATTGGATCGTCGCGGGGACGACCCAATTCGCGGGCAGACTTATAGCTTTGGCCCCCGCCTGGCAAGGCGGGCCGACGGAGAAATCGATCTGCGGCCAGTAGGCCGCGGACGATGCCTTACGAAGGATGAACGACGTGCGTATCCAGGTCGTCCAGCACTTTGTTCGCCGCCTGAATGCCGAGTCCGCTCAGCCAGTATTCCCAGTTCACCGGATAGACGCGTTTGTCCTGCACCGCTTTGAGCGTTGCGAACAGTGCGCTCTGCTCCAGCTTCGCGAAAGCGTCCGGTTCCCGGTCGAACCACAAGATGACGTCTCCGTCGAGATCGGCGATCTGCTCTTCCGTCACGTCTTTGGAAAATTCGGCGGCCTGCTGCGCCGCCGGACGGACGACGCCGGCATCCCGCATAATCGTGCCTGCGAACGTCTCGGTCAAATAGATCTGGATTTTGTCTTCGCGCGGACGGATCAGCGACACTTCCGTAGGCTGCTGCGCCGCCAGGGCTTCGCCCATCTTCGCGGCACGCTGCTCATAGGCGCTCAGCAGTTCGGCGCCTTCCTTGCTTTTGTTGACGGCATCCGCGTGCAGCTGCAGGTTTTCTTTCCACGTGACGCCCAGCGTCTCCACGAACACGGTCGGCGCGATCTGCGCCAACTGCGCGTGGATCGCGTCATGCGTATCTTTGTTGCCGATGATGAGATCCGGCTTCAACGCGTCGATCGCTTCCAGATTCGGTTCGTTGACCGAACCGATATTCTCGATCCCGTCCGTGCCGGGCAGGTAAGCCGGATACGGATCGCCGGCCGCCAAAATGGACGGTGCCCCGACCGGCTTCACGCCCATTTGCAGCAAATTGTCCAGCGCGCCGATGTCCAGCACGACGATTCTTGCCGGATTCGCCGGCACTTCCACTTCGCCGTAGGCATCCTTGACCTTGCGCGTATCGGCGGTCTCGGCCGCCGCCTGCTGCGGCTTCGCTTCGGCGGCCGGATCGGCCGCGCCGGCCCCCGGATTGCCGCATCCGGCAAGAAGCAGGACCAAAGCGGCCAACAGCACCGCATTCATCCAGAAAAACGTTCCTTTTTTCTGTCTTTTGCTTTGAATAGACATAGCGCCCCCTCTTTCCTCGGTAAACTTCAACTAATAATGATTCTCATTATTAATAAAAAGATACCCGATCATGCTTGCTTAGTCCATGCAATAATAATTCGATCTCATATACTTTTTGATTACGTACGCGTAGGTACAGCCGTTTTGGCGCGGCTTTCGCGGCTGGCTTCGGCCAGCGGATTGGGCACCTGGTGCATATGGAGTTCGTCGTCGGCGTACATTCTGCGCTTCGTCAGCTGTTCCACGCCGATCGTGGCCGCAAACGGCGACAGCAGCTCGTACCGCTCCCGGTGCTCGGGGAAACGGCGCTGGTACGAGGCGATAACGGCGCGCACTTCGGTCCAGAACCAAGTCTCCGACAGACCGTAATGTTTGTGCATAAACAGCGCCAGTTCCCCGAGATTGATAAAGAAAAAAGCATCGTGCACGAAGTCCCGCACCTCCGCCGGATCGTCCGCGACCAAAAAGGAATTGCGGTTCACCCGGCGGTGGTATGCCGGCACGTCCGCAAAGGCGGGACAGCGTTCCGGCTGCGCCAGCAGTTCGGGCTTGAAGCGGATACCGTCGTGAAAATCTTTGAGCGCGATCCGCACGGGCCAGCCTTCTTCATGAATAAGCA
This genomic window contains:
- a CDS encoding helix-turn-helix domain-containing protein, which produces MTSQLNEAQRMYLLSWASKRKLPRSGRSGQIRISAYLLGFVIEGEGVILLDGVLHKIKPFQLYLLVPGMVLDIPEGSGSFDYYVVRFEPMRLSRSSGRCEGELLPMLLGPLSPGLLPVHRPQSMLQAFERLHESGRREAARHSFSGRLQLEQLLHELMRSDPPAAAVDERVQRSLAYMNLHYKQKLSIEQLAETAGEMSGPAFSRLFRHETGTTPIEYLNRVRMEHGKRMLNGKDARVKEVAAEVGFRSEFYFSRMFQRRVGVSPSLYMKRGTLKVAVASSLSLHDHLTSIEIEPVCTVDLFRYPGQSDDEYAGRLADQLKRLREAKPDLIVADEYHAEFEEEFKRTAAPVFLDFSVWDWKRNFEQIAELVGREREASEMLTRLYIQAEITGRELRRALGSERLTMLQVNHRTVGIQGRANHPLNELVYGELALKPCTQTPREVWRLEMPPEALPVLEAEHLFIHQHHVLAGSADRYRELTGTSAWSAAEAVKQGNVYDIPNWFAMSWTPLGRQRIMNELRRTLGRADDAR
- a CDS encoding FecCD family ABC transporter permease, which produces MRPQTRKRTAAVGIVLIGLNLAVLVMSVMLGERSVPPLEVLRSLTGFGDPEYRFTIFELRLPRVLTGFLAGCGLALAGAVLQVVTRNPLASPGVIGLNAGAAAAVVTALVLVPSVPLRAMPWVAFGGALLAVGLVYGLSVRGRGGDPTTRILLIGVGISAIAGALITYLLTAGQIFRVSQASIWMAGSLYGRTWEHFWPLLPWLLLLFALLLSKSVALDAFLLDTESTAGLGVRLEPMRIAFLLISTGLAGSAVSMVGTIGFVGLMAPHMARSLVGVRSFVRLPAAALLGGLIVMSADLIGRQLFAPHEIPAGLITALVGAPYMLYLLVGRRSL
- a CDS encoding FecCD family ABC transporter permease is translated as MTKSRGWSLLALLAALTALAFAGSLTLGIVPVPLRSVLDAFGAFDGSREQLIIRTVRLPRAVIAVIVGSALAVAGCLMQAISRNALAGPELFGINYGAALTAVLASFWLGTSSLRLFAASSLLGAAFAGLLVLGLGAARPSLSPVKLVLAGSMLNLLFASLTQGILILNEQSLDTMRFWLAGSLTGRDMALLLQVLPYLLVGLLIALVLSHPLNVFKLGEEVARNLGQRIGAIRIAAIAAVVLLAGGAVAIAGPIGFVGLAVPHMARSLTGGDYRWVIPCAAALGALLLLSADIAARFVLPDREIPVGVVTAFFGAPFLIYLAGRKEKSL
- a CDS encoding ABC transporter substrate-binding protein, which produces MSIQSKRQKKGTFFWMNAVLLAALVLLLAGCGNPGAGAADPAAEAKPQQAAAETADTRKVKDAYGEVEVPANPARIVVLDIGALDNLLQMGVKPVGAPSILAAGDPYPAYLPGTDGIENIGSVNEPNLEAIDALKPDLIIGNKDTHDAIHAQLAQIAPTVFVETLGVTWKENLQLHADAVNKSKEGAELLSAYEQRAAKMGEALAAQQPTEVSLIRPREDKIQIYLTETFAGTIMRDAGVVRPAAQQAAEFSKDVTEEQIADLDGDVILWFDREPDAFAKLEQSALFATLKAVQDKRVYPVNWEYWLSGLGIQAANKVLDDLDTHVVHPS